The DNA sequence AAGCAATTACTTATTATCAATTCTTAGTCTCAAACATGCACATCGAATCATTCAAATGGTGGCCAAtcacttaaaagcattaagcaCAATAATATATAACTCACATGAATGAAATCACTTGCAAAACATAAACATCAAGAAATTCATAGCATCATGGTCAAGCTACATCGTAGCCCtaaggaaagaaaattagaacataatagaagaagaaataaaaatataaattaaatcaaatatcTTGAATCAAAGAGCAAGAATTCTGTCACCACTTTGTCTTCTcttcaaaatacttgaaaaactccaagaacaaaagaacatgCGAAAAGGTGAAAACTTAGACGTCTCTCCCAAACTCTTTTTATTATCCTCCCTCTAGAATAACATTCATGACtctagaataaaataaaatcctaaagAGAACATTAAGATATCCTAAAAGCAACTAAATCTCTAAGGATAACATTAAGATATCTTAAAAATAAGGCAATTTTCTAACAATTTGGTCTCTATTTTCTAACGATTCTGCTGGTGAAGTCTTgatttccttcctcttcttctttttttccttatcttcttcatatatcattatcccgcaaaaacaaggaaaatttgaataaatagaaggaaattcaaatattttctcaaagatattatattatttgtTGCCTAAAATAGGTAACATAACTCTATTTTCTAGAGTTATCATTGATaattttgcctttcgatttctctcaaatgacaattttacccctcaTGGGAAAATCGTTCTAAAAAGTcccgaaaattccaaaaaaaatctcaaaaaaataggaaatggttCCATTCAAGtgaccaatcctatttttggtgatctttcttttcaatttttcctaagCCTTGCTTGATTTGTTGTCGGAGTACTATGCTGCATCGGTGACCATCCATATGGTATCCAAGGGTAAAACCGAGCCACCTATGTGGCATagatggattttattcattttgagcAATCAAAGATAACCAGAGTCACTTCTTTCATCCTTagcatatgcatagcctcaagagaagcatggaaaaataataattttagcgTATCATCATTCCAAGGAACAAATCCGAAGCATTtctattttggcaaaaaaaatctcatggtACAAGAGGATCGCAATTGTCTaaggaaagtcatcaaatgtgattatgtaattatttgatttaaatgacaaattgggaagagaaattattttctagaacataaattttgtgcgattaccaaatgcgtttcgTTTCCGGGAGCAGAAATTTTATACGATTATtaaacgcgttttgattctctaaaactcatctagagaacaaaatcaaaaaaattgattgtaattagaatcatttttttgtaaatagaAACATTACTAAACAGGCCCAAAATAGAATTTCCCCTAAGCAATTTACCTTTCTTATCctttttaaatatcatttttgttttgtaaGTGTCTTCCCTAATGAGCGGCCACAATTCTGAATTCCCATGTgcataacaaaatgaaaaaaattgccatTTAAACATAAACTCGGTgccaaccaaaaaaacaaaaagaagaaaaactttGGTTTCGGGGAGAGCACCATAATTCCCCTATTTTAGGAGGAACGATTTTTGGTTGGTCCTTGGCTCAATGGCTCCACAACCACCCGTCACAAGACGGTAATGGCGATCCCCTCTTCCGACTTTCCCTCTCAAACTAAAGTGTGAGAAGATCGTCAGCGAAGGCAGGAGAAAACATAATTCATCAGCCATGGAGGAAGAGGAGCTCGTCCCAGATCTCAGAAATCAATTCAAAGTGTCGGCAGTTTCCTTGGCCGAAGCCGAAGGTTCGATTTCCACGCACCGTTAGCTCTCTTTCGCCATTCGCCTGTCTGGAAAAATTCATCAATCTTCCGTTTCGTTTGATCGCAGCCACAAGAAACGTCATGGAAATGTCCGAACCCGTATCGGAATGCATCGCCGATTTGGCCTTGAGATACGCAGGTAAAAGGCTCGATTAATTGATATCCGAGGGACTTGTGAAGTAAATTCATTTGCTGATTGCTGGGTGATAAACAGAACAGCTAGCGAAGGACCTCAAGCTATTTGCGCAGCACGCGAGGCGGAAGTCCGTGAAAGCAGACGACGTCGTCATCTCCGGTAAGCCCTTTGCATTTTCAACTTGTCGGAAAATCTTACGT is a window from the Rhodamnia argentea isolate NSW1041297 chromosome 8, ASM2092103v1, whole genome shotgun sequence genome containing:
- the LOC115752896 gene encoding protein MHF1 homolog, which translates into the protein MEEEELVPDLRNQFKVSAVSLAEAEATRNVMEMSEPVSECIADLALRYAEQLAKDLKLFAQHARRKSVKADDVVISAHRNRGLAASLTSFHDELIAKESERGQRDRRKGKKFPREDEMVDPDYTPESDYTP